The window TCGGAACTCTTGTCAGGCGTCACCGACAGCTCGGTCGATGTCTGTCGCACCGTCGCCGATTTGTACGTATTTTTGTGCCAGCATCTGATCGCCGCCGAAGCAAACGGCGACTCGACCATGATCGATGAGATTCGCTTGGTTCTTGAAACGGAAGCGGAAACCTGGCGAATGGTCTGTGCCCGTGAAGGCGACAAGGCGATTGCCAACAAGAGAGTCGCAAACGCTCTTTCCGATGGCGGCGGGTTGAACTTGCAGGGCTAGATCGTAACGATCAGGTGCAGATGACGCGTTTGAGTTGCTGTTGAGGAACGTCCGCAACC of the Rhodopirellula baltica SH 1 genome contains:
- a CDS encoding flagellar export chaperone FliS; translated protein: MPRPGEPGSLSEGIENFGRRSGDAYLESMVKTASPARLRLMLIERAVEVSRHLANHWKTQPGKRGTNEYSLKLLELLSELLSGVTDSSVDVCRTVADLYVFLCQHLIAAEANGDSTMIDEIRLVLETEAETWRMVCAREGDKAIANKRVANALSDGGGLNLQG